Proteins from a single region of Platichthys flesus chromosome 16, fPlaFle2.1, whole genome shotgun sequence:
- the LOC133970964 gene encoding cytochrome P450 2K3-like yields MATMEEFLLHYTNTTTPISTLLTLLILYLVSSGFSPQGQEPPGPRPLPLLGNLLLLDPKSPHTALYELSKKYGPVYTMHFGPKKTLVLAGHKTIRQALVQNDAFADREALPIISDLKLTHGHPSGYSTVVCSSR; encoded by the exons ATGGCTACGATGGAAGAGTTCCTGCTTCACTACACCAATACAACCACTCCAATCAGCACATTGCTGACCTTACTTATCCTCTATCTGGTCTCCTCAGGCTTCAGCCCTCAGGGGCAGGAGCCTCCAGGGCCCAGACCACTGCCTCTGCTGGGTAATCTGCTGCTTTTGGATCCCAAGTCACCTCACACAGCGCTGTATGAG ctctccaagaagtacggACCGGTTTACACCATGCACTTTGGACCTAAGAAAACCCTGGTGCTGGCAGGACACAAGACGATCAGACAGGCTCTGGTCCAGAATGATGCATTTGCAGATAGAGAAGCTTTGCCAATTATAAGTGACCTGAAATTAACACACG GACACCCCAGTGGTTATTCTACTGTCGTCTGCTCTTCAAGATGA